The following are encoded together in the Parabacteroides chongii genome:
- the upp gene encoding uracil phosphoribosyltransferase: protein MKIVNLGESNSVLNRFVSELRDVNIQKDSLRFRRNIERIGEIMAYEISKDFAYSRKEIQTPLGIAPMNTPDDRIVISTILRAGLPYHQGFLSYLDYAENAFVSAYRKYKDRLNFDIHIEYIASPRLTEKTLIITDPMLATGSSMELAYEALLTKGHPSHIHVASIIASKQAIEYLQRKMPDDKTTIWIAALDDELDDHSYIIPGLGDAGDLAYGEKE from the coding sequence ATGAAAATAGTTAATCTTGGGGAATCAAACTCCGTCCTGAACAGGTTCGTATCCGAACTCAGAGATGTAAATATCCAAAAAGACAGCCTCCGTTTCCGCAGAAACATCGAACGTATCGGTGAAATCATGGCTTACGAGATCAGCAAAGATTTTGCTTACAGCCGGAAAGAAATTCAGACGCCACTGGGCATCGCGCCGATGAACACACCCGACGACCGGATCGTGATCAGCACTATCTTACGTGCAGGACTGCCTTATCATCAGGGCTTTTTGAGTTATCTCGATTATGCAGAAAACGCCTTTGTCTCTGCTTACCGCAAATACAAAGACCGCTTGAATTTCGATATCCACATCGAATATATAGCCTCTCCAAGACTGACCGAAAAAACTTTGATCATTACCGATCCGATGCTTGCAACCGGAAGTTCGATGGAACTCGCCTACGAAGCGTTACTGACCAAAGGTCATCCGTCTCACATCCACGTAGCCTCCATCATCGCCAGCAAACAGGCTATCGAATACCTGCAACGAAAAATGCCGGACGACAAGACAACAATCTGGATCGCCGCACTCGACGATGAACTGGATGATCATTCATACATCATCCCCGGATTGGGTGATGCCGGTGATTTGGCTTACGGGGAAAAGGAATAA
- a CDS encoding MBL fold metallo-hydrolase produces MKITFLGTGTSTGVPEIGCQCEVCTSKDPRDWRLRTSVLVETEGKRILLDCGPDFRWQMIQSKTYQLDAVLISHEHYDHVGGLDDLRPFTRDKSVDIYAEENVAEAIRTRIPYVFREHKYPGVPKLELHDIDDTPFVAAGLPIVPVRVMHGRLPILGYRIGNMAYLTDLKSLPEEEFAKLQGLDVLILTALRKGEHPAHESLDEALALIECLRPKEAFLIHMSHRIGLHAEVEKMLPEHVHLAYDGLVHPV; encoded by the coding sequence ATGAAAATTACATTTTTGGGAACGGGGACTTCGACCGGAGTTCCCGAAATAGGCTGTCAGTGTGAAGTATGTACAAGTAAAGACCCTCGCGACTGGCGTCTGCGCACATCGGTATTAGTAGAAACAGAGGGCAAACGTATTTTGTTGGACTGCGGACCGGATTTCCGCTGGCAGATGATACAAAGCAAAACGTATCAGCTGGATGCAGTTCTGATCTCGCACGAGCATTATGACCATGTCGGAGGGCTGGACGACCTGCGTCCCTTTACCCGCGACAAGAGTGTGGATATCTACGCGGAGGAGAATGTGGCTGAAGCGATCCGTACCCGCATTCCTTATGTCTTTCGCGAACATAAATATCCCGGTGTTCCGAAGCTGGAGCTTCATGATATAGACGATACACCTTTCGTTGCCGCCGGTTTGCCGATCGTGCCGGTCCGCGTGATGCACGGGCGCTTGCCTATCCTGGGGTATCGGATTGGGAATATGGCTTATCTGACTGATCTGAAGTCGCTTCCGGAGGAAGAGTTTGCCAAGTTACAGGGATTGGACGTACTTATCCTGACCGCTCTCCGGAAAGGGGAGCATCCGGCACATGAGAGCCTGGATGAGGCGCTTGCCCTGATCGAATGCTTGCGTCCGAAAGAAGCTTTCCTTATCCATATGAGTCACCGGATCGGATTGCATGCCGAGGTGGAAAAGATGCTGCCTGAGCATGTTCATCTGGCGTATGACGGGTTGGTGCATCCCGTGTAA
- the murB gene encoding UDP-N-acetylmuramate dehydrogenase yields MRIEENYSLEKHNTFHLPVKTRWFMEYTNEEELGRILRDEYFQECLSLHIGCGSNLLFINDFNGIILHSAIKGISVEKETDEHIWLRVGAAEKWDDVVAHAVANGWGGIENLSLIPGEAGAAAIQNIGAYGAEIKDVIESVETYNQLTFEKRIFTNEECQYGYRSSYFKNEHNDPYIVTYILLRLDKKPVFSINYGNLKEALSAYPEVTLDAVRQAVITIREEKLPDPEKLGNAGSFFMNPVIPSAQFDKLKEQYPAIPSYPAGEGKVKVPAGWLIEQCGFKGKSHGQVGVYEKQALVLVNLGEAKGHEIALVAESIRTAVKDRFGIEIMPEVKYVG; encoded by the coding sequence ATGAGGATAGAAGAAAATTACTCCCTGGAGAAGCATAATACATTTCATCTGCCGGTGAAAACACGGTGGTTCATGGAATATACGAACGAAGAAGAATTAGGACGGATCTTACGGGACGAGTATTTTCAGGAATGTTTGTCATTACATATCGGATGCGGAAGCAATCTGTTATTTATAAATGACTTTAACGGTATCATTCTACACTCTGCCATCAAAGGTATCAGCGTGGAGAAGGAAACCGACGAGCATATCTGGCTGCGTGTCGGGGCCGCTGAGAAGTGGGACGACGTTGTTGCGCATGCCGTTGCCAACGGCTGGGGAGGGATCGAGAACCTGTCTCTGATCCCCGGTGAGGCAGGTGCTGCCGCTATCCAGAATATCGGAGCCTACGGAGCGGAGATAAAAGATGTGATAGAAAGTGTCGAAACATACAACCAGCTGACTTTCGAGAAACGGATTTTCACGAACGAAGAATGCCAGTACGGTTACCGCTCCAGCTATTTCAAAAACGAACATAACGATCCGTACATTGTTACATATATATTATTGCGGTTGGATAAGAAACCTGTTTTCTCCATAAATTACGGAAACCTGAAGGAGGCGTTGTCTGCTTATCCGGAGGTTACTTTGGATGCTGTTCGCCAGGCAGTGATCACGATCCGTGAGGAGAAGCTGCCCGATCCGGAAAAGCTGGGAAATGCCGGCAGTTTCTTTATGAATCCGGTTATTCCGTCGGCTCAGTTCGACAAGCTGAAGGAGCAGTATCCGGCAATACCTTCTTATCCGGCAGGCGAGGGAAAAGTGAAAGTGCCCGCCGGCTGGTTGATCGAGCAATGCGGTTTCAAAGGAAAGTCGCATGGGCAGGTCGGAGTATACGAAAAGCAGGCGTTGGTCCTCGTCAATCTGGGAGAGGCGAAGGGGCACGAGATCGCTTTGGTGGCTGAAAGTATCCGTACCGCTGTAAAAGATCGTTTTGGCATCGAGATAATGCCTGAGGTTAAATATGTAGGATAA
- a CDS encoding DUF1848 domain-containing protein — translation MVTDKLLITTDSGIRVEATAPIIISASRSTDIPAFYARWFFNRLDKGYCVWYNPFNRQKMYVSFGRCKVIVFWTKNPKPILPYLKELDKRGIHYYFQVTLNDYVNEGLEPNVPSVEQRIDTFRQLSDQIGHERMIWRFDPLIITPTITPRMLLSRIWKIGNRLKGYTDKLVFSFVDVKAYHKVQNNLVKETNCFTKEGVETAEMNAMQRQEVVEGLVKLREVWASEGWHVTLATCAEDIDLVVYGIEHNRCIDGELMERVFGDDYELVYYLRTGKFPEPDLFGLLPAIPDKQKNLKDKGQRKICGCMVSKDIGMYNTCRHFCVYCYANTNRECVKRNMTRYSDDSESLIE, via the coding sequence ATGGTAACTGATAAACTACTTATCACTACTGATTCTGGTATCAGAGTTGAAGCAACAGCTCCGATCATAATTTCTGCCAGTCGGTCGACAGACATTCCTGCTTTTTATGCCAGGTGGTTCTTTAATCGTTTGGATAAAGGATATTGTGTGTGGTATAATCCGTTTAACCGACAGAAAATGTATGTATCGTTTGGGCGGTGTAAAGTCATTGTGTTTTGGACAAAGAATCCGAAACCGATATTGCCTTATCTGAAAGAACTGGATAAACGTGGCATTCATTATTATTTTCAAGTGACATTGAATGATTATGTGAATGAAGGTCTTGAACCGAATGTACCAAGTGTGGAACAACGAATAGACACTTTTCGGCAATTGTCTGATCAAATCGGTCACGAGCGAATGATATGGCGATTCGATCCGTTGATTATCACGCCGACTATTACACCACGCATGTTACTTAGCCGGATATGGAAAATTGGAAATCGTTTGAAAGGATATACTGACAAACTCGTATTCAGTTTTGTGGATGTAAAGGCATACCATAAGGTGCAGAACAACCTGGTAAAGGAAACGAATTGTTTTACGAAAGAGGGTGTGGAAACAGCAGAGATGAATGCGATGCAACGTCAAGAGGTTGTAGAGGGTTTGGTAAAGTTGAGAGAAGTCTGGGCTTCTGAAGGTTGGCATGTTACGCTTGCTACTTGTGCTGAGGATATTGATCTTGTTGTTTATGGTATTGAACACAATCGTTGCATTGACGGTGAACTGATGGAGCGTGTCTTTGGGGATGATTACGAATTGGTTTATTATCTTCGGACAGGTAAATTTCCAGAACCTGATCTGTTTGGTCTTTTACCAGCTATTCCTGACAAACAAAAGAATTTGAAAGATAAAGGACAACGAAAGATTTGCGGTTGTATGGTGAGTAAAGACATCGGAATGTATAATACTTGCCGCCATTTTTGCGTATATTGCTATGCTAATACAAACAGAGAGTGCGTGAAAAGGAATATGACACGGTATTCAGATGATAGTGAAAGTCTGATAGAATGA
- a CDS encoding ATP-binding protein produces MDTAQYKLLLDAAQVGWWEIDFEKKCYICSDYLVSLLDLDGKTIPAEDFLGLIREDYRARIANEFAYFREVGIYEQTFPIETCYGTKFVRTKICKREVDADGNIYVLGILQLVPFCEVDGNKPAVDNQVDSLLRHLNTISRALHSFIQTNDLLTSIQLVLTEILFSIDTRGRACIMEYSDDKQTISCTYEVCSDGVSTVRSSLQNIPVSTLPWSTRRIRNLYPVMINNLDELPVEAAEEKKYLKRRGVLSFILIPLIIKKKAWGYIGIDIVDKYRMWNLEDYQWLSSIANIISIITKMARINEALDRGEKLLRNIYTNIPVGIELYDKDGFLVDINNKDVEIFGLASKRDAMGINVFENPILPKDVLEKMKQKKPVSFRLNYSFNDISSNNYYPTRKSSSIDLITKVSMLYDNKGELINYLFINLDNTDKTIAYNRIEEFEYFFTLVSRYAKVGYAKFDLLTREGFAISQWYQNLGEKDGTSLTEIIGTYKSVHPEDRAVMLEFFDKVERGEATSIRKELRIKHEDGWKWIRVNVMCTSQEREQDKIEMICVNYDITELKETEQQREKAEELDRLKSAFLANMSHEIRTPLNAIVGFSTLLVDAEDREEQLQFVEIIQKNNELLLQLISDVLDLAKIEANTIEFKPMDIELKGFLDDLVKSMKIKIHGDVELRCRPGLEPCVFRFDHVRLSQLFSNFVNNAIKHTAEGSITLAYELRPDEIEFSVTDTGEGMSEEVQLHVFDRFYKGNDFKQGTGLGLSICKSIVEQQKGKIGVSSEIGKGSRFWFILPR; encoded by the coding sequence ATGGATACAGCTCAATATAAGTTATTGTTGGATGCGGCACAGGTTGGTTGGTGGGAGATTGACTTTGAAAAGAAATGTTACATCTGTTCCGATTATTTGGTGAGTCTGTTGGATTTGGATGGTAAGACAATTCCGGCAGAAGATTTTCTAGGTCTGATCCGTGAGGATTACAGGGCGAGGATAGCCAATGAGTTTGCTTATTTCAGGGAAGTGGGCATTTATGAGCAGACATTTCCGATCGAGACCTGTTACGGCACAAAGTTTGTCCGGACAAAAATTTGTAAACGAGAGGTCGATGCTGATGGGAATATTTATGTGTTGGGCATCCTGCAGTTAGTACCTTTTTGTGAAGTGGATGGGAATAAACCGGCTGTGGATAATCAGGTGGACAGCCTGCTTCGCCATCTGAATACGATATCTCGTGCTCTGCATTCTTTCATCCAGACAAACGACTTGTTGACCTCTATCCAGTTGGTACTGACGGAGATCCTGTTTTCTATCGATACGAGAGGACGTGCCTGTATAATGGAGTATAGTGATGACAAACAAACGATCAGTTGTACGTATGAGGTGTGCAGTGACGGCGTTTCCACTGTCCGTTCATCGTTGCAGAATATTCCGGTATCTACTTTACCGTGGTCGACCCGCCGGATACGGAATCTTTATCCGGTGATGATCAATAATCTGGATGAACTGCCGGTCGAAGCCGCCGAAGAGAAAAAGTATCTGAAGCGGAGAGGTGTTCTTTCTTTTATACTTATTCCTTTGATCATTAAGAAAAAAGCATGGGGTTATATCGGTATCGATATCGTCGATAAGTATCGCATGTGGAATCTGGAAGATTATCAGTGGCTTTCTTCCATAGCCAATATCATCAGTATCATTACAAAGATGGCACGTATCAATGAAGCGCTCGACCGTGGTGAAAAGTTGTTGCGTAATATTTATACGAACATACCGGTCGGAATCGAACTGTATGACAAGGATGGTTTCCTGGTAGATATAAATAATAAGGATGTAGAGATATTCGGTTTGGCATCTAAGAGAGATGCCATGGGAATCAATGTTTTTGAAAATCCGATCCTTCCGAAGGATGTACTGGAGAAAATGAAACAGAAGAAACCTGTTTCATTTCGGTTGAATTATTCCTTTAACGATATTTCATCCAATAACTATTATCCCACGCGAAAGAGCAGTTCGATCGACCTGATAACGAAGGTCAGCATGCTTTATGACAATAAAGGGGAGCTGATAAACTATCTTTTTATTAATCTGGATAATACTGATAAGACGATTGCTTACAACCGTATTGAAGAGTTTGAATATTTCTTTACCCTGGTTAGCCGCTATGCGAAAGTCGGATATGCCAAATTCGACCTGCTGACTCGTGAAGGGTTTGCAATCAGCCAATGGTATCAGAATCTGGGTGAAAAGGATGGGACATCTCTGACTGAGATTATAGGTACTTATAAAAGTGTACATCCGGAAGACCGGGCTGTGATGCTGGAGTTTTTCGATAAGGTGGAGCGGGGAGAAGCGACCAGTATCCGCAAGGAATTGCGTATCAAACATGAAGATGGCTGGAAATGGATACGTGTGAATGTGATGTGCACTTCGCAGGAGAGAGAACAGGACAAGATCGAGATGATCTGCGTGAATTATGATATCACAGAACTGAAGGAAACGGAACAGCAGCGGGAAAAGGCGGAAGAACTGGACCGGTTGAAATCAGCTTTCCTGGCGAATATGAGCCATGAGATACGGACTCCGTTAAACGCGATTGTCGGTTTCTCGACCTTGTTGGTCGATGCGGAAGACAGGGAAGAGCAATTGCAGTTCGTCGAAATAATCCAAAAGAACAATGAGCTTCTATTACAGTTGATTTCCGATGTGCTGGACCTGGCGAAGATAGAAGCGAACACGATTGAGTTCAAGCCTATGGATATCGAGTTGAAAGGATTCCTGGATGATTTGGTGAAATCCATGAAAATTAAAATTCACGGTGATGTGGAACTTCGTTGTCGGCCGGGGCTGGAGCCTTGTGTCTTCCGGTTCGATCATGTACGGCTGAGCCAGCTCTTTTCTAATTTTGTCAATAATGCGATCAAGCATACCGCAGAAGGTTCCATCACGCTGGCTTATGAACTTCGTCCGGATGAAATCGAGTTTTCGGTAACGGATACGGGTGAGGGAATGAGTGAAGAGGTCCAGTTGCATGTTTTCGACCGTTTCTATAAAGGAAATGACTTCAAACAGGGAACGGGCTTGGGACTTTCCATCTGTAAGAGTATCGTAGAACAACAAAAAGGAAAGATCGGAGTAAGCTCAGAAATCGGCAAAGGTTCGCGTTTTTGGTTTATCTTACCCCGATAA
- a CDS encoding HU family DNA-binding protein: MNKAELIEALADKAGLQKQKAKKVLDAYIEIVTEKMSQKEEITLIGFGTLIPRPQTSRLARNPKTGTPVQIPARTTVKFKPGKFLLEAMNGTGEKK; this comes from the coding sequence ATGAACAAAGCAGAACTTATCGAAGCCTTAGCAGATAAGGCAGGGTTACAAAAACAGAAAGCAAAAAAAGTATTAGATGCTTACATCGAGATCGTAACCGAAAAAATGTCACAGAAAGAGGAAATCACTCTTATTGGTTTTGGTACTTTAATACCTAGACCTCAAACAAGTCGCCTGGCTCGTAATCCAAAAACTGGTACTCCGGTACAAATTCCAGCCAGAACAACGGTAAAGTTCAAACCCGGTAAATTCTTGCTGGAAGCTATGAACGGTACTGGAGAGAAAAAATAA